From Streptomyces sp. 6-11-2, one genomic window encodes:
- a CDS encoding FAD-dependent oxidoreductase produces the protein MSHPDVIVVGGGIGGLGAAFSLYRQGLSVRLLERAPAFGEVGAGIQLAPNCTRILDDYGLLEEAKSLGVVPDAMVMRDAVDGDELTRLDLRDLEKRYGYPYLVIHRSDLHGLLLRACERAGVELITDAQVVSYENTGGGARVTLASGETHEAGVVIAADGLHSLARTLLVDDEPVSSAYVAYRGTVPAELPRVRSVDLSEVVVYVGPACHFVHYGLRGGELLNQVAVFESPKALAGQEDWGTPDELDAAFAKTCGFVQDGLPFMWRDKWWRMFDRDPIMNWVHGRIVLLGDSAHPPLQYIAQGAIMAIEDGWVLGEHVARNRAESGTVDWDAALAAYEAVRPEHCRRVLSTSRKWGELWHLDGMARDQRNVLLRTRDTYDYSFVDWLYGPTALTPDEEPAMFAPIPLSSAAVEDPVPVGGGGAL, from the coding sequence ATGTCCCACCCTGATGTGATCGTCGTCGGCGGCGGCATCGGCGGCCTCGGCGCGGCGTTCTCGCTGTACCGCCAGGGCCTGAGCGTCCGCCTGCTGGAACGCGCCCCCGCCTTCGGCGAGGTCGGCGCCGGCATCCAGCTCGCGCCGAACTGCACCCGCATACTCGACGACTACGGCCTCCTGGAGGAGGCCAAGAGCCTCGGCGTCGTCCCGGACGCGATGGTGATGCGCGACGCGGTCGACGGCGACGAGCTGACCCGGCTCGACCTGCGCGACCTGGAGAAGCGCTACGGCTACCCGTACCTGGTCATCCACCGCAGCGACCTGCACGGCCTGCTTCTGCGCGCGTGCGAGCGGGCCGGCGTCGAGCTGATCACCGACGCGCAGGTGGTCTCGTACGAGAACACCGGCGGCGGCGCCCGCGTGACCCTCGCCTCCGGCGAGACGCACGAGGCCGGCGTCGTGATCGCGGCCGACGGGCTGCACTCCCTCGCCCGCACACTGCTCGTCGACGACGAGCCCGTCTCCTCGGCGTACGTCGCCTACCGCGGCACCGTGCCCGCCGAGCTGCCGCGGGTGCGGTCCGTCGACCTCAGCGAGGTCGTGGTGTACGTCGGTCCCGCCTGCCACTTCGTGCACTACGGCCTGCGCGGCGGCGAGCTGCTCAACCAGGTCGCCGTCTTCGAGTCGCCCAAGGCGCTGGCCGGCCAGGAGGACTGGGGCACACCCGACGAACTGGACGCCGCGTTCGCCAAGACCTGCGGCTTCGTCCAGGACGGCCTGCCGTTCATGTGGCGGGACAAGTGGTGGCGGATGTTCGACCGCGACCCGATCATGAACTGGGTGCACGGCCGGATCGTGCTGCTCGGCGACTCCGCGCACCCGCCGCTGCAGTACATCGCACAGGGCGCGATCATGGCGATCGAGGACGGCTGGGTGCTGGGCGAGCACGTCGCCCGCAACCGCGCCGAGAGCGGCACGGTCGACTGGGACGCCGCCCTCGCCGCCTACGAGGCGGTCCGCCCCGAGCACTGCCGCCGTGTGCTGAGCACCTCCCGCAAGTGGGGCGAGCTGTGGCACCTCGACGGGATGGCCCGCGATCAGCGCAACGTGCTGCTGCGCACACGCGACACCTACGACTACTCGTTCGTGGACTGGTTGTACGGCCCGACCGCGCTGACGCCGGACGAGGAGCCGGCGATGTTCGCCCCGATCCCGCTGTCCTCGGCGGCCGTCGAGGATCCGGTGCCCGTCGGGGGTGGCGGCGCACTGTGA
- a CDS encoding 3-oxoacid CoA-transferase subunit B, translating into MTTTHAAAPVEHADRGPLTTDELAARIARDIPPGSYVNLGIGQPTRIAEHLPADAGIVLHTENGMLGMGPAAVGDEVDTDLTNAGKVPVTELPGAAYFHHADSFAMMRGGHLDVCVLGAFQVSRHGDLANWHTGDPDAIPAVGGAMDLAVGARRVLVMMRLFTRDGAPKLVPACTYPLTGAACVSLVYTDHGVFEPGPDGVRVRETYGITVAELRERLSVGLLD; encoded by the coding sequence ATGACGACGACCCACGCCGCAGCCCCCGTGGAGCACGCCGACCGGGGGCCGCTCACCACCGACGAGCTCGCGGCCCGCATCGCCCGCGACATCCCGCCCGGCTCGTACGTCAACCTGGGCATCGGGCAGCCGACCCGGATCGCCGAGCACCTGCCGGCCGACGCCGGGATCGTGCTGCACACCGAGAACGGCATGCTCGGCATGGGGCCGGCCGCGGTGGGCGACGAGGTGGACACCGACCTGACCAACGCCGGGAAGGTGCCGGTCACCGAGCTGCCCGGGGCGGCGTACTTCCACCACGCGGACTCCTTCGCGATGATGCGCGGCGGTCACCTGGACGTGTGCGTCCTCGGGGCGTTCCAGGTCTCGCGCCACGGCGACCTGGCCAACTGGCACACCGGCGACCCGGACGCCATCCCGGCCGTGGGCGGAGCGATGGACCTCGCCGTCGGGGCGCGGCGGGTGCTGGTGATGATGAGGCTGTTCACCCGGGACGGTGCCCCCAAGCTGGTGCCCGCGTGCACGTATCCGCTCACCGGCGCCGCCTGCGTGAGCCTCGTCTACACCGACCACGGTGTTTTCGAGCCCGGCCCGGACGGGGTCCGCGTGCGGGAGACGTACGGCATCACGGTGGCCGAGTTGCGCGAGCGGCTCTCCGTCGGCCTGCTCGACTGA
- a CDS encoding 3-oxoacid CoA-transferase subunit A, translating to MSATTVAATPDEAVAGVEDGSTVLVGGFGLAGMPFDLIDALIRQGAGDLTVVSNNAGNGDVGLAALLKAGRVRKMICTFPRQSDSYVFDDLYRAGRVELEVVPQGTLAERMRAAGAGIGGFYSPVGVGTPLAEGRETREIDGRAHVLEHPIKGDVALISAHRADTMGNLVYRKTARNFGPVMATAAGTVVAQVTEIVPAGEIDPEAVVTPGIYVDRLVRAEARRLTVQGAR from the coding sequence ATGAGCGCGACGACCGTCGCCGCCACGCCCGACGAGGCCGTGGCCGGCGTCGAGGACGGCTCCACGGTCCTGGTGGGCGGGTTCGGCCTGGCGGGCATGCCGTTCGACCTGATCGACGCCCTCATCCGGCAGGGCGCCGGCGACCTGACCGTGGTGTCCAACAACGCCGGCAACGGGGACGTGGGCCTGGCCGCGCTGCTCAAGGCCGGACGGGTGCGCAAGATGATCTGCACCTTCCCCCGGCAGAGCGACTCCTACGTCTTCGACGACCTGTACCGGGCCGGCCGGGTGGAGCTGGAGGTGGTGCCGCAGGGCACCCTGGCGGAGCGGATGCGGGCCGCCGGTGCGGGCATCGGCGGCTTCTACAGCCCCGTCGGCGTGGGCACCCCGCTCGCCGAGGGCAGGGAGACCCGGGAGATCGACGGGCGCGCCCACGTCCTGGAGCACCCGATCAAGGGGGACGTGGCCCTGATCTCCGCGCATCGCGCGGACACCATGGGCAACCTCGTCTACCGCAAGACGGCCCGGAACTTCGGACCCGTGATGGCCACCGCGGCCGGCACCGTGGTCGCCCAGGTCACCGAGATCGTCCCCGCGGGGGAGATCGACCCGGAGGCCGTGGTCACCCCGGGCATCTACGTCGACCGTCTGGTCCGGGCCGAGGCCCGCCGGCTCACCGTGCAAGGAGCCCGCTGA
- a CDS encoding maleylpyruvate isomerase N-terminal domain-containing protein — MTEVTRTFAHARAWARTGTELMLDAVAGLDEAGFSAPSVLPEWTRGHLVAHVAANADALCNLVHWAATGEETPMYASAEERVAGIAKGSTLSAEELRSWLTGSAHRLAEGLDGLTDERWQHKVVTAQGRTVPATELPWMRAREVCVHAVDLGTGVVTFDDLPKGFLTALVAEISAKRGLTELPDGPLPEVAAWLAGRPHSLADAPELGPWL; from the coding sequence ATGACCGAGGTCACGCGGACCTTCGCCCACGCGCGCGCGTGGGCCCGCACGGGCACCGAGCTGATGCTCGACGCCGTCGCGGGCCTCGACGAGGCAGGCTTCTCGGCCCCGAGCGTGCTGCCGGAGTGGACCCGGGGGCACCTCGTGGCGCACGTCGCCGCCAACGCCGACGCCCTGTGCAACCTGGTGCACTGGGCGGCCACCGGCGAGGAGACGCCGATGTACGCCTCCGCCGAGGAGCGCGTCGCCGGTATCGCCAAGGGCTCCACCCTGTCGGCCGAGGAGCTGCGATCCTGGCTGACCGGCTCCGCGCACCGGCTCGCGGAGGGACTGGACGGGCTCACCGACGAGCGGTGGCAGCACAAGGTCGTCACCGCCCAGGGCCGTACCGTCCCCGCCACCGAGCTCCCGTGGATGCGCGCCCGCGAGGTGTGCGTCCACGCCGTCGACCTCGGCACCGGCGTCGTCACCTTCGACGACCTCCCGAAGGGCTTCCTGACCGCCCTGGTCGCCGAGATCAGCGCCAAACGCGGGCTGACCGAGCTCCCCGACGGCCCGCTGCCCGAGGTCGCCGCCTGGCTGGCCGGCCGTCCCCACTCGCTCGCCGACGCCCCCGAGCTCGGCCCGTGGCTGTAG
- a CDS encoding thiolase family protein, whose protein sequence is MSDAYLYAAARTPFGRFNGALAGVRPDDLAATALSGLLDRAPDLDHAAVGDVVWGNANGAGEDNRDVGRMAVLLAGLPVSVPATTVNRLCGSSLDAAIAASRTLESGDADVVVAGGVESMTRAPWVLPKPDRAFPAGHVTAVSTTLGWRLVNPVMPKEWTVSLGECNELLQEKFSISRERQDAFAVRSHRLAARAWDEGFYDDLVLPVDGLARDEGIRPDTDPGKLAALKPSFRPDGTITAGNASPLSDGASAVLLGTAAAADRIGLDPVARIAGRGVHAVEPQMFGYAPVEAAEKALRRAGIGWSDVGAVELNEAFAVQSLACVDAWGIDPEIVNTRGGAIAIGHPLGASGGRLLATLAKVLRERRERWGVAAICIGVGQALAVVLENVTGEVSGR, encoded by the coding sequence GTGAGCGACGCCTATCTCTACGCGGCGGCCCGCACCCCGTTCGGCCGGTTCAACGGTGCCCTCGCCGGGGTGCGGCCCGACGACCTCGCCGCCACCGCGCTGAGCGGACTGCTGGACAGGGCCCCGGACCTGGACCACGCCGCCGTCGGCGACGTGGTGTGGGGCAACGCCAACGGCGCCGGCGAGGACAACCGCGACGTCGGCCGGATGGCGGTGCTGCTGGCCGGGCTGCCGGTGAGCGTGCCCGCCACGACCGTCAACCGGCTGTGCGGCTCCAGCCTGGACGCGGCGATCGCCGCCTCACGCACCCTGGAGTCCGGCGACGCGGACGTCGTCGTCGCCGGCGGAGTGGAGTCCATGACCCGGGCGCCCTGGGTGCTGCCCAAGCCGGACCGGGCCTTCCCCGCCGGTCATGTCACGGCGGTCTCCACGACGCTGGGCTGGCGGCTGGTCAACCCCGTGATGCCGAAGGAGTGGACGGTCTCGCTGGGGGAGTGCAACGAACTGCTCCAGGAGAAGTTCTCCATCTCCCGGGAGCGGCAGGACGCTTTCGCGGTGCGCTCCCACCGGCTCGCCGCGCGCGCCTGGGACGAGGGCTTCTACGACGACCTGGTCCTGCCCGTGGACGGGCTCGCCCGCGACGAGGGCATCCGCCCCGACACCGACCCCGGGAAGCTGGCGGCTCTGAAGCCGTCGTTCCGCCCGGACGGGACGATCACCGCGGGCAACGCCTCCCCGCTCAGCGACGGCGCGTCGGCCGTGCTGCTGGGTACCGCCGCGGCCGCCGACCGGATCGGCCTGGACCCCGTGGCCCGCATCGCCGGGCGCGGCGTGCACGCCGTCGAGCCGCAGATGTTCGGCTACGCGCCCGTGGAGGCCGCCGAGAAGGCGCTGCGCCGGGCCGGCATCGGCTGGAGCGACGTCGGCGCCGTGGAGCTGAACGAGGCGTTCGCGGTGCAGTCCCTGGCCTGTGTCGACGCCTGGGGCATCGACCCGGAGATCGTCAACACCCGGGGCGGCGCCATCGCGATCGGCCATCCGCTGGGCGCCTCGGGCGGCCGGCTCCTCGCCACCCTGGCGAAGGTGCTGCGCGAGCGGCGGGAGCGCTGGGGCGTCGCGGCCATCTGCATCGGCGTGGGCCAGGCCCTCGCCGTCGTGCTGGAGAACGTCACCGGCGAGGTGAGCGGACGATGA
- a CDS encoding fumarylacetoacetate hydrolase family protein, producing the protein MKLATIRTADGTRAVRLDGDLLTDLGYADLGELFAAADWQARAASASGTTHPVEGADFAPVVPNPSKIICVGHNYTNHIKEMGRELPDYPTLFPKFADTLLGAGDDIVKPAETDALDWEVELAVVIGKEVRRADEQQAVDAIAGFTVMNDISVRDWQFRTIEWTQGKIWEASTPVGPYVVTPDEIGGVRPSLKVKTVVDGQVMQQDDTGTLLFDPVFLVQYISTVITLRPGDIIATGTPAGVGNARDPKVFLLPGQTVVTEIAGLGACTNKVVAE; encoded by the coding sequence ATGAAGCTCGCCACCATCCGCACCGCCGACGGCACCAGGGCGGTCCGCCTCGACGGCGACCTCCTGACCGATCTCGGGTACGCCGACCTGGGTGAGCTGTTCGCCGCGGCCGACTGGCAGGCCAGGGCCGCCTCCGCCTCCGGCACCACCCACCCCGTCGAGGGTGCCGACTTCGCGCCGGTCGTACCCAACCCGTCCAAGATCATCTGCGTCGGGCACAACTACACCAACCACATCAAGGAGATGGGCCGGGAACTGCCGGACTACCCGACCCTCTTCCCGAAGTTCGCCGACACCCTGCTCGGCGCGGGCGACGACATCGTCAAGCCGGCCGAGACCGACGCGCTCGACTGGGAGGTCGAGCTGGCCGTCGTGATCGGCAAGGAGGTGCGCCGCGCCGACGAGCAGCAGGCCGTCGACGCCATCGCCGGCTTCACCGTCATGAACGACATCTCGGTGCGCGACTGGCAGTTCCGCACCATCGAGTGGACCCAGGGCAAGATCTGGGAAGCCTCCACCCCGGTCGGCCCCTACGTCGTCACCCCCGACGAGATCGGCGGCGTCCGCCCCTCGCTCAAGGTGAAGACGGTCGTCGACGGACAGGTCATGCAGCAGGACGACACCGGCACGCTGCTGTTCGACCCGGTGTTCCTGGTGCAGTACATCTCCACCGTCATCACCCTGCGCCCCGGCGACATCATCGCCACCGGCACCCCGGCCGGCGTGGGCAACGCCCGCGACCCCAAGGTGTTCCTGCTCCCCGGCCAGACCGTCGTCACCGAGATCGCCGGCCTGGGCGCCTGCACCAACAAGGTGGTCGCGGAATGA